One Klebsiella electrica genomic window, CAGAAGCAGCAGCAACAGTATCCGCAGCCCACGGCGAACGTCGGCCAGACGCTGAAGGCTATTCTGACCGGCATTGGCCGCCTGATGGTCTGGTCCGCTGCGGGGTACACCTATCTGGTGATTATGCCCGCCTATCTGCAATCCTCGCTGCATACCGGTTTTAATCAGGCATTGCTGATTGCGGTTATCTCTAATATTGGTTTCGCCATAACGATTCTGCCCGCCGGAATGCTCAGCGATAAATGGGGACGCCGCAACGTGATGGTGATGGCCGCCGTGTTGCTGCTTATCCTGGCGCTCCCGCTGCTGAAAATTCTGCAGGCGGAATCCAGTACACTGCTGGTAAAAGCGCTGGTCGTGTTGGTGGCCGGGGGATTAGTCGGCATGCTGGCGGGCCCAGGACCCGCGATGCTGTCAGAGATGTTCCCGACCAAAGTACGTTACACCGGGCTTGGGCTGGCGTATTCACTGTCGAACGCGATTTTCTCGGGATGTGCAGGGCTGATTATCACCGGTCTGATTAAGCAGACGGGGAACCTCGATATTCCGGCTTATTACGTGATGGCGACGGCGGTGGTGAGTATTTTCGCGCTGATGACGCTGAAGAAAAACGACCATCTGCGGTCGCTGGATGAGTGACAACATTGCCCGGCGGCGCGAGCTTGCCGGGCCTACGCTTCTGTAGGCCGGGTAAGGCGCAGCCGCCACCCGGCAAACATATCAGCTACGCTGACGCACCGCTTCAAACAGGCAAATCCCGGTCGCGACAGAGACGTTCAGTGAAGAGACGCTGCCGGCCATCGGGATACTGATTAACTCATCGCAGTGCTCGCGGGTCAGACGACGCATCCCTTCCCCTTCCGCCCCCATAACCAGCGCCATCGGACCGGTCATTTTACTCTGGAACAGCGTGTGGTCCGCTTCACCCGCGGTGCCGACGATCCAGACATTCTCTTCCTGCAGCAGGCGCATGGTGCGCGCGAGGTTGGTGACGCGGATCAGCGGGACACTTTCCGCCGCGCCGCAGGCCACTTTTTTCGCGGTCGCGTTCAACTGGGCGGAACGGTCGCGCGGTACAATCACCGCGTGTACGCCGGCCGCATCGGCGCTACGCAGACAGGCGCCGAGGTTGTGCGGATCGGTGACGCCGTCGAGGATCAGCAGGAACGGCTGCTCGAGCGAGGCAAGCAGGTCCGGGAGATCGTTCTCCTGATACTGACGCCCCGGCTTCACCCGGGCAATAATCCCCTGATGCACGGCACCTTCGCTTTTCTCGTCAAGAAACTGACGGTTAGCCACCTGAATCACCACGCCCTGCGCTTCCAGCGCATGGATCAGCGGCAGCAGGCGTTTATCCTCGCGGCCTTTCAGAATAAAAACTTCCTGAAAACGCTCTGGAGCGCGCTCAAGCAGGGCCTGCACCGCGTGGATGCCGTAAATCATTTCACTCATTAAAGGTACTCATCTGGGGCGGTATGCGCCGGGTTAATAGGGCCGTGAACCACTTCACTTGCGCCTATTATAACCGACATGGCGTTCAAATCGACTCTTGTCCGATTAAACTGCCCGCCGCCGGGCGTCGCGTTTAACCTAAATGCCGTTTTGCCTCCTGGCGCACCCGGTGCAAAACGTGATGCTTAATCTCGCTGTAGCGCGGATGTTCGGCCAGGGTTTCGATATCCCGTTCGCGGCCGAAGGGCAGGGCTAGCTCTTCGACGATTTTTCCCGGCTTCGCTGACATAATCAGAATGCGGTCGGCGAGGAACAGTGCCTCTTCGACATCGTGGGTCACAAACAGCAGCGTGGTGCCAGTCGTAAGCCAGGCCTCGCGCAGCAGCTCCTGCATCATCAGCCGGGTTTGCGCATCCAGCGCGCCGAAAGGTTCATCCAGCAGCAGCACCTCCGGGCCGGGCAGCCAGGCGCGCGCCAGCGCCACGCGCTGTTTCATGCCGCCGGAGAGCTGCCAGGGGGCATGATGCTCAAACCCTTTCAGGCCCACGCGCCCCAGCCAGTCCAGCGCTCGCGCATTGACCTCTTGTTTGCGGTATTTACCCAGCCGTGGGCCGAAAGTGACATTTTCCAGCACCGACAGCCACGGGAACAGATTCGGCTGCTGGAAAATCATGCCGCGATCCGGCCCCGGCGCACGTACCGGTTTGCCGCCCGCCGCGACGCGTCCCCGGTCCGGTTGGGTAAACCCGGCCACCAGGTTGAGAATGGTCGATTTTCCGCAGCCCGAAGGACCGAGCAGAACGACAAACTCCCCTTTATGCAGTGACAGGCTAATATCCTCAAGCACCGTGAACGGCTGCGGCCTGGCCGCAAAGGAGAGCGAGACATTTTCCAGCGTGATGGCACTCATTATTCTTTCCCCGCCCAGGGCACAAACAGGCGTTGCAGCCCCAGCAGCAATAAATCCAGCAGATAGCCAATGCCGCCCAGCAGCAGAATGCCGAGCATGACGATATCGGTACGCAGATAGGAACTGGCGTTAATCACCATCCAGCCCAGGCCCGAGCTGGCCGCCACCATCTCCGCCGCAATCAGCGAGGTCCAGCCGATACCGATCGACAGCCTGACGGTAGTGAAGAGATCGGGTAGCGCGTCCGGCAACACCACCCGCAGGAAAATTTGCTTACGCGAGGCGCCGAGGGTTTGCGCCACGCGAATGCGCGAGCGGCCAATCCGCTCGACGGCGGCGGAGGCCCCGACCACCACGCTTAAAAAGGTGGCGATAAATATCAGGAAGAATTTGGAGGCTTCGCCGATCCCCAGCCAGACCACGGCCAGCGGGATCAGGGCGATTTTGGGCAGCGGACGCAGGAACTGCACGAACGGATTTAACACGGCGGCAAGGCCATCCGACAGCCCCATCAGCAGCCCCAGCGGAATGCCGATGATAATCGCTACCGCAAAGGCGCTGAGGGCACGCGCGAGGCTCACCGCAATATGCTCCCACAGCGGTACCTGACGATAGCCCTCCGCCAGCAGCTCTTCGGTTGTCAGGCCGATATCCGTCAGGGAGGGCAGCAGCAGCGGGTCGACCCACTGCCGCGTCGCCGCCACCTGCCAGACGATAAAGAAAACCGCCACCGAGACAGTGCTGATAGCGATATGCTGGCTCAATCTCATTGCGCGGCTACCGCCGCTTCGCGGATATAGCGTGAATTAATCGCGGTATCCCAGTTCGCCGGAATATCGCGTTTGCGAATCTCGCCAATCGCCGCGAGGAAGCCGGAGGTTTTGCTCAACGCTTTGCCGATGCCGCTGTCGGAGGTTTGCGTCCCGTTACCCAGCCATGCCGCGGTCCCCTGCTGGCTCAGCGTGGGGTATTCCAGGCCGCCGAGCGTATTCGCCGCGGTGGTCACCGGGGCACCAACTTCTTGCGCCACGATCGCCGCCGCACGCTCCGGGTCTTGCTTAAATTCGTCAACCTTTTGCTGGTGCACGCGCAGGAAGGCGGTCACCACCTGGGGATATTGCTCGGCAAAGGCTTTGCGCACCACGTAGTTGTTGTAAATCAGGTAGCCCTCTTTTTGCAGATCTTTGGTGGCGAAGACCTGGTGTCCGCCGGAGGACTCCAGCTCCTGGGCAAACGGCGCCCAGACGTAGCCGGCATCGATATCGCCGCGCTTCCAGGCGGCGACCATCTCGGCCGGGCGCAGCGGCAGCAGGGTTATCTTGCTGCGATCCAGTTTGTTGACGTCGATGGCGGCTTCCAGGGCGTACTGCGCCGTCGAATTCGGCGGGTAGGCCACGCGCTTGCCTTCGATATCTTTAATGCTGCTGATGCCCTCCTTGCCAATCAGCCGCTCATAGCTGGCGATGACGCCGGAAACGCCAATAATCTCTACCGGCAGTTTTCTGACAATCCCTGCCGCTGCCGGGCTGGAGCCGAAGTTAGCAATATCGATAGCATTACTGGCGAAATAATTTAACGCATCGGCGCCGGAGGCAAACTGCACCCACTTCACTTTACTGTTTAACGCTTTATCCAGAGAGCCGTCGGCTTTCGCCAGCATTAATACCTGAGAGCCGCCGCTATACGCCACCCGGACTTCGGCCGGGGTATCTGCAAAGCTGACATTGGCCCATAAGCTACCCGCTGCAAGGAATAAGCAGAGAATTTTTTTCATTATATTTACCCTTCGAAAGTTCAGAAATTTCACGCCCGGAAAATAACCGGACTCAATCGTATTCAGTGTTGTTTTAACGGGCCTGCCATAATTGCGAACATCGCTCGGCCAGCGCCTGGGCCGGATCGAACGTTAAGTCATAAAACGGCGCTTTCACCGCCGCAAGCGCAACGGGGACCTCGGTACAGGCCAGAATCAGCTTTTGCGCGCCGCGTGCAAACAGCGCGTTGGCCTGATGCGCCAGCAACTCGCCCCCCTCTTCCAGCGCGCCGCGTTTGACCGCGTAACAGCCGGGGACAAACCAGCGGGCCAGCTCCTCCTGCGTCGGTTCAACCACCTCCACACCCTGCACCGCCAGTTTGCGCTGATACCAGCCCGCCTCCAGCGTGCCTTGCGTGGCGATAATCCCTACCCGCTGCGGTTTGTCCGCCTGCTGCGCCAGCGCGGCTAGCGTCGCATCAACGATGTGCAAAATCGGGGCATCGCTCACCTGGCTGAGGGCGTCATACCAGTGATGCGCCGTATTACAAGGGATAGCGATATGACTGGCCCCCGCCTGATTAAGCTTTTCAATACCGTGGATAAGCTGCGGCAGCGGCGACGGCCCGCTTCCCGCCAGCGCCTTTTGTCGGTCCGCGATCTGCGGGACGTTCCACACCACCGAAGGGAGCTGTTGCTGATCGTTCTGCGCCGGCGTGGCGTCAAGCAGGCGTCGCTGAAAGTCCAGCGTGGCGAGCGGCCCCATCCCGCCCAGCACGCCGAGCAGAAACGGTTTAGTCATGGCGGGTCTGCGCCTCTAACAACTGGCGGTAGCCGAACAGTCCAGCAGAACCGCCGGTATGGATAAAGACGATATTCTCATCCTGACGGAAGTGGCCCTGACGAATCAGATCGATAAGCCCCGCCATCCCTTTCGCGGAGTAGACCGGATCCAGCAGAATCCCCTCGTGGCGGGCCAGCAGCGTCAGCGCTTCCAGCGTTCCAGCGGTGGGCAGGCCGTAGCCCTCGCCGACGTAATCGCTATTGGCCACCACGGCGCTACGCGGCAGCTCGCCCGCCACGCCCAGCAGGCTGAGCGTTCTCGCCGCCAGATTCCAGACGTTCTCTTCCTGCTTCGCCTTCGGCGCACGCACGCTGATGCCCAGCACCGGAACGTGGCTGTTGGTCGCCGTAAAGCCCGCCACCAGCCCCGCCTGGGTACCGGTGCTGCCCGTAGCGTGAACCACGTGGTCGATGCGCAGGCGTAGCTGAGATGACTGATACAGCAGCTCTTCGGCACAGGCGACATAACCCAGCGCGCCGATGGGGTTAGAACCGCCGCCGGGGATGATGTACGGATTGCGTCCTTGTTCACGCAGCGTGGCGGCATACTCCTCCATTGCCTGCTGCATATCGCTGCCGCCCGGCAGATGGGCAACGATCTCCCCGCCCAGCAGCTCATCGAGCAGTACGTTGCCGGAGCGTTGATAATCCTCGCCAAAATCCGTCACCCGCCGTTCCAGCAGCGCTTTAGCCTGCAGGCCAAGTCGCGCCGCGCCGGCAATGGTCTGACGGACATGGTTAGACTGCGTGGCCCCCTGAGTGATCACCACGTCCGCGTTTTTCGCCAGCGCATCCGCCAGCAAAAATTCCAGCTTACGGGTTTTATTCCCCCCGCTCGCCAGACCGGTCGCATCATCGCGTTTTATCCATATTTTGGGCCCGCCTAATAATGTCGACAAATTATCCAGCGGCTCAAGCGGAGTCGGGAAATGACCAAGAGACACACGAGGAAAACGAGCCAGATGCATATATGCTCCTTGCACATAAAAGGGGGGGGGGAAGCAAAAGTAAAATCCACTATACACAGTGAAAAAACAGGGCTAATCAAAAAGAATAAATAACGATTGCTGAAAAAAGACTAAGCAGGAAATACGCGGGGAAGGGAGAAATATCTATTCTGTTGTGGAATGACTTACGGCAAAAAAGAATAACCCCCTCCGGCTGGAGGGGGTGATATGCCCGTCATACTTCAGGTTGCCTGTACGTTGGCGATCCGCATGTCCCCGGGAACATCGTTATTGATGTACCGGGGGATTTCCTGCAACCCGCATGATTGAGGGGCGCTTACTCAGCAGCTTTTTTCTTCGCCGCGCGCTTCGCCTTGGTCGCCGCCGCTATTTTCTGCGTCCTGGCCGACGGCTTTTTCGCGCCTTTCTCTTTCTTCGCTTTCGCCGGTTTCGATTGGCCCTTATCACCACGGAAAGCGCTGTCTGGCTCGAAGTTCACCTTCTTGCCCGTCTGACGGCGACGACCGGACGGTTTGCCTGCATTATTGCTGGCACCGTTGGCCTTCTTCGTCTTCTCCCGGGCGGTCTTGCCGACGTTGCGCGGACCGCGTTCGCTGGAGATCAGTGAGAAGTCGATTTTACGTTCGTCCATGTTGACCGCTTCCACGCGGACTTCCACGCGATCGCCCAGACGGTAAGTCTGGCCGCCGGATTCGCCGATCAGACGTTGTCCGACCTGGTCGAAACGATAGTAATCGTTATCCAGCGAGGAGACGTGCACCAGGCCATCGATAAACAGCTCATCCAGACGCACGAAGAAACCAAAGCCGGTCACGCTGGCAATCACACCTTTAAAGACGTTCCCCACCTGATCCAGCATAAAGTCGCACTTCAGCCAGTCGGAGACTTCGCGGGTGGCTTCATCAGCGCGACGTTCGGTCATCGAACAGTGCGCGCCCAGCTGCAGCATTTCATCCATGCTGTAATGCCAGCCGCCGGTTTCGGTGCTGTTGCCTTTATGGCCCTGTTCTTTCGCCAGCAGGTACTTAATCGCACGGTGTAGCGACAGGTCAGGGTAACGACGAATGGGCGAAGTGAAGTGCGCGTATGATTGCAGCGCCAGGCCAAAGTGACCGCGGTTTTCCGGGTCGTATATCGCCTGTTTCATCGAACGCAGCAGCATGGTTTGCAGCATTTCATGATCCGGGCGATCGGCAATCGAGGTCAGCAGCTCAGCGTAATCACGCGGCTCGGGCTTATTACCGCCAGGCAGTTCCAGCCCCAGCTCCGCCAGTACGGAACGGAAAGCGGTAATCGCTTCGGTGCTCGGTTTATCGTGGATACGGAACAGCGCCGGCTCCAGCGCCTTTTCAACAAAGCGGGCGGCGGAGATGTTCGCGAGGATCATGCACTCTTCGATAAGCTTATGCGCATCGTTACGCTGCGTCTGCTCAATACGCTCAATGCGGCGCTCGGCGTTAAAGATAAACTTCGCTTCTTCGCTCTCAAAGGAGATCCCACCGCGTTCTTCGCGCGCGCTATCCAGCACTTTATAAAGCGCATGCAGCTCTTCGATATGCTTCACCAGCGGCGCATAGTGCTCACGCAGCTCCTGGTCGCCCTGCAGCATATGCCACACCTTGGTGTAGGTCAGACGCGCGTGTGAGCTCATCACCGCTTCATAGAACTTGTAGCCGGTCAGACGTCCCTTAGACGAAATGGTCATCTCGCAGACCATACATAGCCTGTCGACCTGCGGGTTCAGGGAACATAAGCCGTTGGAGAGCACTTCCGGCAGCATCGGCACGACCTGAGACGGGAAGTAGACCGAGGTGCCGCGGCTGCGTGCTTCAGC contains:
- the cuyA gene encoding D-cysteate sulfo-lyase, with the translated sequence MHLARFPRVSLGHFPTPLEPLDNLSTLLGGPKIWIKRDDATGLASGGNKTRKLEFLLADALAKNADVVITQGATQSNHVRQTIAGAARLGLQAKALLERRVTDFGEDYQRSGNVLLDELLGGEIVAHLPGGSDMQQAMEEYAATLREQGRNPYIIPGGGSNPIGALGYVACAEELLYQSSQLRLRIDHVVHATGSTGTQAGLVAGFTATNSHVPVLGISVRAPKAKQEENVWNLAARTLSLLGVAGELPRSAVVANSDYVGEGYGLPTAGTLEALTLLARHEGILLDPVYSAKGMAGLIDLIRQGHFRQDENIVFIHTGGSAGLFGYRQLLEAQTRHD
- the rlmB gene encoding 23S rRNA (guanosine(2251)-2'-O)-methyltransferase RlmB; amino-acid sequence: MSEMIYGIHAVQALLERAPERFQEVFILKGREDKRLLPLIHALEAQGVVIQVANRQFLDEKSEGAVHQGIIARVKPGRQYQENDLPDLLASLEQPFLLILDGVTDPHNLGACLRSADAAGVHAVIVPRDRSAQLNATAKKVACGAAESVPLIRVTNLARTMRLLQEENVWIVGTAGEADHTLFQSKMTGPMALVMGAEGEGMRRLTREHCDELISIPMAGSVSSLNVSVATGICLFEAVRQRS
- the cuyB gene encoding cysteate racemase, with the translated sequence MTKPFLLGVLGGMGPLATLDFQRRLLDATPAQNDQQQLPSVVWNVPQIADRQKALAGSGPSPLPQLIHGIEKLNQAGASHIAIPCNTAHHWYDALSQVSDAPILHIVDATLAALAQQADKPQRVGIIATQGTLEAGWYQRKLAVQGVEVVEPTQEELARWFVPGCYAVKRGALEEGGELLAHQANALFARGAQKLILACTEVPVALAAVKAPFYDLTFDPAQALAERCSQLWQAR
- a CDS encoding ABC transporter ATP-binding protein; this translates as MSAITLENVSLSFAARPQPFTVLEDISLSLHKGEFVVLLGPSGCGKSTILNLVAGFTQPDRGRVAAGGKPVRAPGPDRGMIFQQPNLFPWLSVLENVTFGPRLGKYRKQEVNARALDWLGRVGLKGFEHHAPWQLSGGMKQRVALARAWLPGPEVLLLDEPFGALDAQTRLMMQELLREAWLTTGTTLLFVTHDVEEALFLADRILIMSAKPGKIVEELALPFGRERDIETLAEHPRYSEIKHHVLHRVRQEAKRHLG
- the rnr gene encoding ribonuclease R, giving the protein MSQDPFQEREAEKYANPIPSREFILDHLAKREKPASRDELAIELNIEGEEQLEGLRRRLRAMERDGQLVFTRRQCYALPERLDLLKGTVIGHRDGYGFLRVEGRKDDLYLSSEQMKMCIHGDQILAQPLGADRKGRREARVVRILVPKTSQIVGRYFTDAGVGFVVPDDSRLSFDILIPPEEVMGARMGFVVVVELSQRPTRRTKAIGKIVEVLGDNMGTGMAVDMALRTHEIPYTWPPAVEKQVSVLKEQVPEEAKAGRVDLRDLPLVTIDGEDARDFDDAVYCEKKRGGGWRLWVAIADVSYYVRPGTPLDAEARSRGTSVYFPSQVVPMLPEVLSNGLCSLNPQVDRLCMVCEMTISSKGRLTGYKFYEAVMSSHARLTYTKVWHMLQGDQELREHYAPLVKHIEELHALYKVLDSAREERGGISFESEEAKFIFNAERRIERIEQTQRNDAHKLIEECMILANISAARFVEKALEPALFRIHDKPSTEAITAFRSVLAELGLELPGGNKPEPRDYAELLTSIADRPDHEMLQTMLLRSMKQAIYDPENRGHFGLALQSYAHFTSPIRRYPDLSLHRAIKYLLAKEQGHKGNSTETGGWHYSMDEMLQLGAHCSMTERRADEATREVSDWLKCDFMLDQVGNVFKGVIASVTGFGFFVRLDELFIDGLVHVSSLDNDYYRFDQVGQRLIGESGGQTYRLGDRVEVRVEAVNMDERKIDFSLISSERGPRNVGKTAREKTKKANGASNNAGKPSGRRRQTGKKVNFEPDSAFRGDKGQSKPAKAKKEKGAKKPSARTQKIAAATKAKRAAKKKAAE
- a CDS encoding ABC transporter permease: MRLSQHIAISTVSVAVFFIVWQVAATRQWVDPLLLPSLTDIGLTTEELLAEGYRQVPLWEHIAVSLARALSAFAVAIIIGIPLGLLMGLSDGLAAVLNPFVQFLRPLPKIALIPLAVVWLGIGEASKFFLIFIATFLSVVVGASAAVERIGRSRIRVAQTLGASRKQIFLRVVLPDALPDLFTTVRLSIGIGWTSLIAAEMVAASSGLGWMVINASSYLRTDIVMLGILLLGGIGYLLDLLLLGLQRLFVPWAGKE
- a CDS encoding taurine ABC transporter substrate-binding protein; amino-acid sequence: MKKILCLFLAAGSLWANVSFADTPAEVRVAYSGGSQVLMLAKADGSLDKALNSKVKWVQFASGADALNYFASNAIDIANFGSSPAAAGIVRKLPVEIIGVSGVIASYERLIGKEGISSIKDIEGKRVAYPPNSTAQYALEAAIDVNKLDRSKITLLPLRPAEMVAAWKRGDIDAGYVWAPFAQELESSGGHQVFATKDLQKEGYLIYNNYVVRKAFAEQYPQVVTAFLRVHQQKVDEFKQDPERAAAIVAQEVGAPVTTAANTLGGLEYPTLSQQGTAAWLGNGTQTSDSGIGKALSKTSGFLAAIGEIRKRDIPANWDTAINSRYIREAAVAAQ